The following proteins are encoded in a genomic region of Amphiura filiformis chromosome 18, Afil_fr2py, whole genome shotgun sequence:
- the LOC140139236 gene encoding uncharacterized protein produces MTTNDNSEQTRVILWSVPRATSTAFEMSMNNVSDSIIWHEPYLCAMWWGTDSRFPLPGSDGWAGEQRTDLESRITSTHLDLANGYDAYKTKYSWVKNGLEQDYAGKRLVFCKAISYGATTRFDAIPDGFRHTFLIRHPYKVLPSWKNLVSMTLKIPVEEFRLDNLPESTMPSGYAFKESYDVLQHVKQQYEANPIIIDADDLLNHPKQILQQYCQAVNIPYSDSLLRWTPGPGEVIAKDWRVPIQLVQGSKVGGWYEAAFASSGWQKDRPTPSRSELSSDILACADAIMPYYEEMYKERMIPQ; encoded by the exons ATGACAACAAATGACAACTCAGAGCAAACTCGGGTGATCCTGTGGTCCGTACCTAGAGCCACCTCCACAGCCTTCGAGATGTCTATGAACAACGTCTCTGACTCCATAATATGGCACGAGCCATACCTATGTGCTATGTGGTGGGGAACAGATAGTCGCTTCCCACTTCCAGGAAGCGATGGATGGGCTGGAGAGCAACGCACTGATCTGGAATCTCGCATTACATCCACACATCTAGACTTGGCAAATGGATATGATGCTTATAAAACTAAGTACAGTTGGGTCAAGAATGGATTAGAACAAGATTACGCTGGTAAAAGATTGGTATTTTGTAAGGCTATCAGTTATGGTGCAACGACCAGATTCGACGCTATACCAGATGGATTTCGTCATACGTTTCTCATAAGACATCCATATAAAGTTCTCCCAAGTTGGAAGAATCTGGTGTCTATGACGCTCAAGATACCAGTGGAAGAATTTAGATTGGATAATTTGCCAGAGTCAACGATGCCATCTGGGTATGCTTTCAAAGAGTCGTATGATGTCCTGCAACATGTGAAGCAACAGTATGAAGCTAATCCCATTATAATTGATGCGGATGACTTGCTCAACCACCCAAAACAG ATCTTACAGCAGTACTGCCAGGCTGTCAATATACCATACAGTGATAGTCTTCTACGCTGGACACCCGGACCTGGTGAAGTCATAGCCAAAGACTGGAGGGTACCAATACAATTAGTCCAAGGCAGTAAAGTTGGTGGATGGTACGAGGCAGCATTTGCTAGCTCTGGGTGGCAGAAAGACAGACCTACACCATCAAGATCAGAGCTTTCTTCAGATATACTTGCATGTGCTGATGCTATCATGCCATATTATGAGGAGATGTACAAGGAAAGAATGATTCCTCAGTGA